agctattttatattattttttcattacaatactttaaaagttttgtacattaaaatgatattttgcacTATATTTCTACCAGGTGATTGATCTGGGTGGTGAGGCAATTAAAAGTAGTGAGTACTTTGGAAATGGCCGTGTGACAGAATTCAAGTATGGTGCAAAACTGGGCACAGTCATTCGCAGGTGGAATGGAGAGAAGATGGCTTActtaaagtaaatataatttgtCATTTATGGTATTTTACAGATCTATTAGACATACTACTCCAGGATGAGTTATTGTCTTAGAACCTTTTTAGATAATGAAGAAGTAGattattaataaatgttattcTTCCTCAAACCACAATTAATCATCTTTCTAATTTAGAATATCAGTCTACAGGAAGTATTCTGGAAACCAAAACATCTCCTAagtatttttatctatctattatTTGAGCACACTGGATTTGAGTAATGTTTCCTTATAATCTATTAAAGCTAAGTCATTTTTAAGAGATTGCTGCCACTTATAAAGTACCTACAATTTGGCCATAACTATGGGATAAGAATGCATTTTCTCAACTCTTTAATTTGAAACATTAAGGTGCTCATTCTAAAGGAATACAGTGTTGAAGCCTCATTTTAACCATGTTTGCGTTTCTGTACAATGTGGTATGAATATTAACCTTCAGAAATCCACATAGAATGCATATACTGAAACCTTTAAAGAAACTTTTCTATCACAAAAATCTTACCTATGAATGGATACAAGGAATCctacatatatacaaacacagaatgaatttataaatttgttaATCTACAAAAACACTAAATTCTATAGAATAATTAATTGGAGAGTTTATCTAAGGATGCTATATAAAAAGAGATGCAGATTTAGGTTACTCTAAACCtattgtaaaagaataaaaatatttatttttttaataggaacTGGGGAGAAGGTTGGGGTTTCATGCCCTCAGATAGAGCTCTAGTCTTTGTGGATAACCATGACAACCAACGAGGACATGGAGCTGGAGGAGCATCCATTCTTACGTTCTGGGATGCAAGGTAGGAAAAAAACCTCTCTACATGTCTTTAACCCACCTTTTAATGAGAGTAATAATATTCTATTCttctattgaaatatatttttataactttcagGCTGTATAAAATGGCAGTTGGATTTATGCTTGCTCATCCTTATGGATTTACACGAGTAATGTCAAGCTACCGTTGGCCAAGATATTTTGTGAATGGACAAGTAAGTTTTGAATTTgttcaaaatatctttttctcaagaaaaagtaggtaattttgttttaatttctcatgAGGTTattgcatttaatatttattcatcaaGTATTTATTTAAGTGGAAATGTAATGCTGATCTCTGATTTTAGTAATGGAAAGGATattgaatacataaaatttatgttCTGTTTTTTCAAAGAGTATGAAAACTGTTCAGTAATAGGACAGATATCTACACACTAAGAAAAGAAACTTAATAAGAACAAGTTACAGAGTATAAAGTATATACTTATCATAAGTACCCAATTTCATAGAGTTGATGTGAAGATTACACATGCTAAAACTTATCAAGAACTTAAATCAGTTCCTGCTTTTattacaagaaataaatattgtgtaaatattttttgaaaaaagttttatgGACTGCAAAGAAATGGTACAGCTGAGCTGAagttaaatgattaaaatatcttaaaagatgaatgaaatgatatatattacagaataaaaaatttaaagtccacTTCAGGATAagtaagaatgagaaaaatatcgGGGCTACGGTAAAAACATTAATCCAAATATCAATTTCAAAACTGAATTGAGAAATAAATTATGTAGATGTTTTAAAAGTTAAGtgagggttttctttttaaacttaagATTTCAGAAGTGGCATCATTACAGAGATTTCATATCTAAAATCCTATAATTCAGACAGATACCTAGAGAACCAGATGATAAAAATTCAGTAAAGGTCTATAAAAATACTATACATCGTGTATTCTAAATAAAGACACTGCAGAGACAAGCAGCAGGACCAATTAATTGAGTTTAGTATAATGAAGGAAGTGAAAGATAAATGTGTGCGTGTGTTTATGCATTTgtgttaaaaatctgtttttgtttaaattaaggATGTTAATGATTGGGTTGGACCACCAAATAATAATGGAGTGACTAAAGAAGTAACTATTAATCCAGACACTACTTGTGGCAATGACTGGGTGTGTGAACATCGATGGCGCCAAATAAGGTAAGACTAATACATATCCTATAACACTTTCCTTAACATTTTACTTTAAACTGTTTGAGTTTAAGAATATCAACATTTTGTATGATCTTGTGCTTTTAGAAACATGGTTGCTTTCCGAAATGTGGTTGATGGCCAGCCTTTTCAAAACTGGTGGGATAATGGTAGCAACCAAGTGGCCTTTGGTAGAGGAAACAAAGGATTCATTGTCTTTAATAATGATGACTGGTAAGTAGATatcaattttatataatttttacacCGTTATGTTCTAGTTTTATTCTATTCCTGTTCATTTACTTCTTTCATATCTGAAAAATCCTTTAAGTCAGGGaattaagaaaacaagaaatcagaaaagtacagaagaaaaatgatgatgGCATTTATTTTCCCCACTATTTTTATaggggtttttgttttaattagagcTTTCTTATGCATCCATACATAAACATGATGCACATTATGTTAATATTACATGAACCACTAAATATACCAACAGTTAATATAAGGATggaaaaaatctctaaaataatGTGGCTTTCAGTCTCAGTCTTAGTACTGGAATACCTTTTTTAAGCTCTGTATCTCAACTACTCCATTATCTACCTCTCAGAGACAAgtactattttttaaagtgtatgtTTTAGAAATATATCAATGGCCAATGACTTTCCTCAGtagatttttttagtttttacttctaAAGCTTCTCATTGCTGGCCTTTCTTTAGTGATTCTGATAGCCTTACTGTTGTAGTCTAATGAGTCTTTCACATGGAGAACTACAGCCAGAAGAACTCTGCCAGCTTTGGAATGTCTCAGTCCCAGCCCAACTTCTGCTCATGTTTAGCTCAGGTTAGGctaaagttatattttattggcaaaaataaataagtaagtaatgtgtctttctttatttccaaaagaGCCTATGGCTAGttctttaatttctgtcttttctggATAGAAAAACTGAGATAAATTTATACAAGATAGTTTTCTATTCCAAGCTATATACTTCTTCATAAAAGtgttagaatattttttcttcaagtccttgaaaaaaatagttttgaagaaaaattccaattttaattctttaaagcattcagtatttttataaattcacaaaaagacaaatagaaaatatttatgtttaccACAGGCAGTACTTTTATCTAAGGGTAGCAATTCCTGTAGATCTTCACTgctattattcagcctttatGGTCTGGTAATAGTCTCCACTGACTAGGAATGGATAGGTGTTCTGTATGATTACATTGTACTGAGAGTGCTGTTCACATCCACTGGAATGGTCtctgtgtttccattttcttcttattgaGACCTTGACTGCTTAAAATTCTATGGCACAAAATTAAGCTGTTTATTTACGTTAGAGAGAATCTGAATTCTTATATTTGACAGTAATGAATTTAAGTTAAATagcaaattttgttttataggtCATTGTCAACAACTTTGCAAACTGGTCTTCCTGGTGGCACATACTGTGATGTCATTTCTGGAGATAAAATTAATGGAGATTGCACAGGAATTAAAGTCTATGTTTCCAATGATGGCAAGGCTCAGTTTTCTATTAGTAACTCTGCTGAAGACCCATTCATTGCAATTCATGCTGATTCAAAGTTGTAAAgtttaaattaaatgcatataCACAGCATTATCAAGTgtcttttttattgtatatacattagttttcataatcttttaaattttatcataagaTATATGTCATCAACTTGAAAAGGTCAAGTATTAAAAAATCGCATTacttatatgtataattataagaaaacaaCAGGCAaggtgttattgtttttagaAGACACACTTTAACCTACCTGTCAAGGGAATTTCTAATAACTCAGAAAGGcattttgacaaatatatttaTGGTCTTTGACACCATTTGTCCACTATGTATCTCTTATTTCTGAGATATAGTCTGAAAGTCTGTCTACAATTTAGAGATATAGTCTGAAATTCTATCTGTAGTTCTCTCACAGAGTCTTTCTGTCAATTAGAAAGAGCTGGTTTAATGGTGATTCACATACTGAGATAGCTCAATTGGATGGTTTTCACAATATAGAAGTGCTTTTATAATTTACAGAGTTAAAAATAGAAGAgactggggctgtggttgtggctcagtggtagaacacttgcctagcatgtgtgaggcactgggttcatttctcagcatcacatataaataaatgaataaaataaaggtccaccaacatctAAAATATAGTTAGAAAAATAGAAGGGACTTCAATTACATagtctataatttttaatattattgagCCCACAAGAATATTCTATTCTTTTCCCTGAAAgtctctcactttctttttttttaaattgttttttttaatctgtagttggacataatgcctttttatttcacttatgtattttcatgtggtgctgaggatcaaacacttCGCCTGGCACATACTAGGCGAGCTCTTtatcaccgagccacaacccttgCCTGCCTTTCATTTTCGttcagtggttttgatttgctgtCACTTGGCTTTCATTCTTGCTCTAACCTCTAACATGGATGTTCAGTTAAAGCTTTCATGACACTATATTCTCCAGATTTTGTTTATAATCGTACTTTAGTCCTCCCTCCAACCACATGGTCCTCCACCACACAACCAAGGTGATTTTCAAATTGGaaaaccatcaccatcaccactacagTGATTCCAAATCTCATTAATGGATTTCTAACTTTCCATAGGATAAAAGGCCAAAAGTCTAACTAGACTATTAAGCCTGCATTTGAAGCCTCACCTCAAAAGATTCCTTCTCtttagcttctgttttttttgtttgtttgtttatttttttagcaaaGCCAACCTTTTAGTTATTTGAACTTAGCTTCTAAAGTTCAAAACAAGAAACATTCTAGGTCGGGGCAGAtggcgcatgtctgtaattccagtggtgtgggaggcagaggcagggggatcaggagttcaaagccagcctttgcaaaatcgaggtgctaagcaactcattgagaccctgtcactaaataaaatacaaaatagtgctgggatgtggctcagtggccaagtgctcctgggttcaatcccaatacccaacccttgcaaaaaaaaaaaaattattttccttctacTTGGGATATTCTTTACCTCTTCtcccaataaacttctattcatCATTCAAATCTTGGTTCAATGTCTGACCTATGGATTAGGTCAGATCCTCTGATTTCTTTCAGGACTGCCCATATCATCCTTCTTATTACTCATTAGTACATTGGAaaatgtctctttttctctttattgaatCCTTAATCTCAGTATAGCATCCAGAAAATATTATGTATgaattcaataagtatttgtaaaatgaatttatatattgtttttcttagtacttcgcttttgctgagactggctttgaacttgtgatcctcttgcttcagcctcc
This region of Ictidomys tridecemlineatus isolate mIctTri1 chromosome 11, mIctTri1.hap1, whole genome shotgun sequence genomic DNA includes:
- the Amy2a gene encoding pancreatic alpha-amylase, with the protein product MKFFVLLSALGLCWAQYFPNTQQGRTSIVHLFEWRWVDIAKECERYLAPNGFGGVQISPPNENIVVNNPSRPWWERYQPISYKICTRSGNEDEFRDMVTRCNNVGVRIYVDAVINHMCGEGGGAGTSSTCGSYFNAGNREFPAVPYSGWDFNDGKCRTSSGGIENYNDAYQVRDCRLTGLLDLALEKDYVRTEIANYMNHLIDIGVAGFRLDASKHMWPGDIKAVLDKLHNLNTKWFPGGSKPFIFQEVIDLGGEAIKSSEYFGNGRVTEFKYGAKLGTVIRRWNGEKMAYLKNWGEGWGFMPSDRALVFVDNHDNQRGHGAGGASILTFWDARLYKMAVGFMLAHPYGFTRVMSSYRWPRYFVNGQDVNDWVGPPNNNGVTKEVTINPDTTCGNDWVCEHRWRQIRNMVAFRNVVDGQPFQNWWDNGSNQVAFGRGNKGFIVFNNDDWSLSTTLQTGLPGGTYCDVISGDKINGDCTGIKVYVSNDGKAQFSISNSAEDPFIAIHADSKL